The following are from one region of the Halobacteriovorax vibrionivorans genome:
- the rho gene encoding transcription termination factor Rho produces MHLSELREKKIEDLNKLAEKAKIENSAGMKKHELIFAILKAHAKDKQEIFGNGVLEILPDGFGFLRSPGYNYLPGADDIYVSPSQIRKFSLKKGDSVEGQIRPPKDNERYFALLKVSTINDQDPKAHKKTVLFDNLTPLYPEKKINLEYNPTNYSTRMIDMFVPQGFGQRCLIVAPPKAGKTHLLQDVANAITENHPEAVLIVLLIDERPEEVTDMKRNVDAEVVSSTFDEPANRHVQVAEMVLEKSKRLTEAGKDVVILLDSITRLARAYNTVVPPSGKILSGGVDSNALHRPKRFFGAARNIENGGSLTIIATALVDTGSRMDEVIFEEFKGTGNSEIQLDRKLLEKRIFPALDINRSSTRKEDLLMEPLDLQRTYVLRKVLHPMSTIDAMEFMLQRLTKTKTNNEFMESMNS; encoded by the coding sequence ATGCATTTAAGTGAATTGAGAGAAAAGAAAATTGAGGACTTAAACAAGCTTGCCGAAAAAGCTAAAATTGAAAACTCGGCAGGTATGAAGAAGCATGAGCTAATCTTTGCTATTCTTAAGGCCCACGCAAAAGATAAACAAGAGATTTTCGGAAACGGTGTTTTAGAAATTCTTCCAGACGGATTCGGATTCTTAAGGTCTCCTGGATATAACTACCTACCAGGTGCCGATGATATTTACGTATCTCCAAGCCAGATTAGAAAATTCTCTCTTAAAAAAGGTGACTCTGTTGAGGGACAAATTCGTCCACCAAAAGATAATGAAAGATACTTTGCACTTCTTAAAGTAAGTACGATCAACGATCAAGATCCAAAAGCTCACAAGAAGACAGTTCTTTTCGATAACTTAACGCCTCTTTATCCTGAAAAGAAAATTAACCTTGAATATAATCCAACAAATTATTCAACTCGTATGATTGATATGTTTGTTCCTCAAGGTTTTGGACAACGTTGTCTAATCGTTGCTCCACCAAAAGCAGGTAAGACTCACTTACTTCAAGATGTTGCCAATGCAATTACTGAAAATCATCCGGAAGCCGTACTAATCGTTCTTCTAATTGATGAAAGACCAGAAGAAGTAACAGATATGAAGAGAAACGTTGATGCTGAGGTTGTATCAAGTACATTTGATGAACCAGCAAATCGTCACGTACAAGTTGCTGAGATGGTTCTTGAGAAATCAAAGCGTCTTACAGAAGCTGGAAAAGACGTTGTTATTCTACTCGATTCAATTACTCGTCTTGCCCGTGCATATAATACTGTTGTTCCACCATCTGGAAAGATTCTTTCTGGTGGGGTTGACTCAAATGCTCTACACAGACCAAAGAGATTCTTCGGTGCTGCTAGAAATATTGAAAACGGTGGATCACTTACAATCATCGCTACTGCACTTGTTGATACAGGTTCAAGAATGGATGAAGTTATCTTTGAGGAATTCAAAGGTACTGGTAACTCTGAAATTCAACTTGATAGAAAGCTTCTTGAAAAGCGTATCTTCCCAGCTCTTGATATCAATAGATCATCGACTCGTAAGGAAGACCTTCTTATGGAGCCACTAGATCTTCAAAGAACATATGTTCTAAGAAAAGTACTTCACCCAATGAGTACAATTGATGCAATGGAGTTTATGCTTCAGAGACTGACGAAGACTAAGACAAATAACGAATTCATGGAGTCTATGAATAGTTAA
- a CDS encoding HIT domain-containing protein — MDDCLFCKILKGEIPSDKVFENDHVIGFKDIQPLAKEHYLFIHRNHSKNVNEMSRDDMAQVFDAIKEFTQSNELENNGFRVVSNINQHGCQSVFHTHFHVLGGEQLKGFGS, encoded by the coding sequence ATGGATGATTGCTTATTTTGTAAAATTCTAAAAGGTGAAATACCTTCTGATAAAGTATTTGAAAATGATCACGTTATTGGATTTAAAGATATTCAACCTCTTGCAAAAGAGCATTATCTCTTCATCCATCGCAACCACTCTAAGAATGTAAATGAGATGAGTCGCGATGATATGGCCCAGGTATTTGATGCTATTAAAGAGTTTACTCAATCAAATGAGCTCGAAAACAATGGCTTTCGAGTCGTTTCAAATATTAATCAACACGGTTGCCAGAGTGTCTTTCATACGCATTTTCATGTACTTGGCGGGGAACAGCTTAAAGGCTTTGGTTCATAG
- the murA gene encoding UDP-N-acetylglucosamine 1-carboxyvinyltransferase, giving the protein MDKIIVKGPARLSGEVEISPAKNAYLPILAAILLTDKKVTLTNLPKLRDINTMLKLLEMMGVECNRDGKNVTFDASSLSSHEATYELVKTMRASIFVLGPLLSRLGKAKVSLPGGCAIGTRPIDIHLDNLEKMNVKIEMKNGFVFAETDHLTGALVKLKFPSVGATENLMMAGVFADGQTIIENAAMEPEIDDLANFLNSLGAKVSGIGTSRLVIDGVKELNGGTYQAIGDRIEAATYIIGGLMTKSEMTVKNFNPKHLFNVLENLQGMGAKLEIGDNYVKTYPSSLKGSKVITEPFPGFPTDVQAQMVALLTVVEGNSLVTENIFENRFMHVPELTRLGASIEQLGSSVFIEGGRPLTAAPVMCTDLRASAALVLAALCAYGETKIDRVYHLQRGYEDLPEKLQKLGAHVELVNE; this is encoded by the coding sequence ATGGATAAAATCATAGTTAAAGGCCCAGCGAGACTGTCTGGAGAGGTTGAGATATCTCCTGCTAAGAATGCATACCTACCAATTTTAGCGGCAATTCTTTTAACGGATAAGAAAGTGACTCTCACAAATCTTCCAAAGCTTCGTGACATTAATACAATGCTTAAGCTTCTTGAGATGATGGGAGTTGAATGTAATAGAGATGGTAAGAATGTTACTTTTGATGCTTCTTCACTAAGCTCACATGAGGCCACTTATGAGCTCGTAAAAACAATGCGTGCTTCTATCTTTGTTCTAGGTCCTCTTCTTTCACGCCTTGGAAAGGCAAAGGTTTCTCTTCCAGGTGGTTGTGCTATTGGGACACGTCCTATTGATATTCACTTAGACAATCTTGAGAAGATGAATGTGAAGATCGAAATGAAAAATGGTTTTGTCTTTGCTGAAACTGATCATCTAACAGGTGCACTTGTTAAGTTAAAATTCCCATCAGTAGGTGCCACTGAGAATCTTATGATGGCCGGTGTTTTTGCTGACGGACAAACTATTATTGAAAACGCAGCAATGGAGCCAGAGATTGATGATCTGGCAAATTTCCTAAACTCTCTAGGTGCAAAAGTCTCTGGGATTGGAACGTCTCGCCTTGTTATTGATGGAGTGAAGGAATTAAACGGCGGAACTTATCAAGCAATAGGTGACCGTATTGAAGCGGCAACTTATATTATTGGTGGATTAATGACTAAGTCTGAGATGACTGTAAAAAACTTTAATCCAAAACACCTTTTTAATGTTCTTGAAAACCTTCAGGGGATGGGAGCTAAGTTAGAAATTGGTGACAACTACGTTAAGACATATCCTTCATCTCTAAAAGGATCAAAAGTTATAACTGAGCCATTTCCAGGTTTCCCAACAGATGTACAAGCACAGATGGTTGCTCTTCTAACTGTTGTTGAAGGGAACTCTCTTGTGACTGAAAATATTTTTGAAAACCGTTTCATGCACGTACCTGAGTTAACACGTCTTGGTGCAAGTATTGAGCAATTGGGAAGTTCGGTCTTTATTGAAGGTGGACGTCCTCTAACGGCAGCTCCTGTGATGTGTACAGATCTAAGAGCATCAGCTGCTCTTGTTCTTGCTGCTCTTTGTGCTTATGGTGAAACGAAGATTGATCGCGTCTACCACCTACAACGTGGTTATGAAGATTTACCAGAGAAGCTTCAAAAACTCGGGGCCCATGTCGAATTAGTAAACGAATAG
- a CDS encoding FliG C-terminal domain-containing protein produces the protein MKLWSSFDQDYILKRLTSLYEEGVTINFWQSNDDVREDYQAKFTGVTSEKCSIKLTAETAPLYTRIAPLSPIFFHYPAGDLIFKKDIFKLENGGISFKTPSEIRCRDRRSVERFNYKYPDYKNISYTLEDSEEIINDIIIDISLRGLAFVIDAKKKDKYQLGTKIYIRSITDQELPTKHEAKVASVNRYHVKGEGLQNHLLRIGLEFTQTLESVTYDSIGSLVKKRQNKLKGFDTKFFNGLNPDDYEKQLAVIYSKNPQLAANINESVEDIDRLRYMTIDMKREFFLEFSLDLMACALRMSSKELINELLSEVTDGVREEFLEKYDQPKPASAINKAQDELRKFIREKEKDGSFVLSPKSFVKYV, from the coding sequence ATGAAGTTATGGTCATCATTTGATCAAGATTATATTTTAAAGAGGCTTACTTCCCTTTACGAAGAAGGTGTTACAATCAACTTCTGGCAAAGCAATGACGATGTCAGAGAAGATTATCAAGCAAAGTTCACTGGTGTAACAAGTGAGAAGTGCTCAATTAAGCTTACTGCTGAAACAGCTCCTCTCTACACTCGTATTGCGCCTTTATCACCAATCTTCTTCCACTATCCAGCTGGTGACTTAATTTTTAAAAAAGATATTTTTAAATTAGAAAATGGTGGTATCTCATTTAAAACGCCAAGTGAAATACGTTGTCGTGACCGTCGAAGTGTCGAGCGCTTCAATTACAAGTACCCTGACTATAAGAATATCTCTTACACTCTTGAAGATAGTGAAGAGATTATTAATGATATTATTATCGATATCTCTCTTAGAGGACTGGCCTTTGTCATTGATGCTAAAAAGAAAGATAAGTACCAACTTGGGACAAAGATTTATATTCGATCAATCACAGACCAAGAACTTCCAACAAAGCATGAGGCCAAAGTCGCCTCTGTTAATCGCTACCATGTAAAGGGAGAAGGATTACAAAATCACCTCTTACGCATTGGACTTGAATTTACTCAAACACTTGAGTCTGTAACCTATGACTCTATTGGATCTCTAGTTAAGAAGAGACAAAATAAGCTTAAAGGATTTGATACCAAATTTTTTAACGGATTAAATCCTGATGACTATGAAAAGCAACTCGCTGTTATTTACAGTAAAAATCCACAGCTTGCGGCCAATATCAATGAATCCGTTGAAGACATTGATCGTCTTCGCTATATGACAATTGATATGAAACGCGAGTTCTTCTTAGAATTTAGTTTAGATCTAATGGCATGTGCCCTTCGCATGTCTTCAAAAGAGCTTATTAACGAATTATTATCTGAAGTAACAGATGGTGTTCGTGAAGAATTCCTTGAAAAGTACGACCAACCAAAGCCGGCCTCGGCAATTAATAAGGCCCAAGATGAGCTTCGAAAATTCATTCGTGAAAAAGAAAAAGATGGCTCATTTGTCCTAAGTCCTAAGTCTTTTGTGAAATACGTCTAA
- a CDS encoding N5-glutamine methyltransferase family protein — translation MSFTTLGDYISSFYNENKQFLEANYPGISLGRLKLELKNFCRILDSQFDDIYISENKGVIEEFLKKVKLGIPLEYISNRSFFYRSSFYINENVLIPRSETEIMVEWTAEYIRKNRLDHIKIADIGTGSGAIALSLAGEIGEIDAEIIASDISEKALDVARANKFFHRYRYPKTVKLKFQQSDRMENIPGDLDIIITNPPYIKENADLSEVHGQVHSFEPHLALYLKDQDYDNWFKTFFDQAQKKLKNGGLFIMEGSELHLERLKDILGEYNFGELELIKDYTDRYRFLKGRKNG, via the coding sequence GTGAGCTTCACCACTCTCGGCGACTACATCAGCTCTTTCTATAATGAGAATAAGCAATTCTTAGAGGCGAACTACCCTGGAATAAGCTTAGGAAGATTAAAGCTAGAGCTGAAAAACTTTTGTCGTATTCTCGATTCACAATTTGATGACATCTACATTTCTGAAAATAAGGGTGTCATTGAAGAATTTCTAAAAAAAGTTAAGCTGGGAATCCCCCTCGAATATATTAGCAATCGATCATTCTTCTATCGCTCCTCATTCTACATAAATGAAAATGTTCTCATTCCACGCAGTGAAACTGAGATCATGGTGGAGTGGACGGCCGAATACATTAGAAAGAATAGATTAGATCATATAAAGATTGCGGATATTGGTACGGGAAGTGGTGCCATCGCGCTAAGTCTTGCAGGGGAGATTGGTGAAATTGATGCCGAGATCATTGCAAGTGATATTAGTGAGAAGGCTTTGGATGTTGCTCGTGCAAATAAATTCTTTCATCGCTACCGTTATCCAAAAACAGTAAAATTAAAATTTCAACAATCAGATCGTATGGAAAATATTCCAGGAGATCTGGATATCATTATTACGAACCCTCCTTATATCAAAGAAAATGCTGACTTAAGTGAAGTACATGGACAAGTTCATTCATTTGAACCTCACTTGGCCCTTTACTTAAAAGATCAGGATTACGATAATTGGTTTAAAACTTTCTTTGATCAGGCACAGAAAAAGCTTAAAAATGGCGGGCTGTTCATTATGGAAGGTAGTGAATTGCATCTGGAAAGATTAAAAGATATCTTAGGGGAATATAACTTTGGCGAACTTGAGTTAATCAAGGACTATACTGATCGCTATCGTTTTTTAAAAGGAAGAAAGAATGGATAA
- the ruvX gene encoding Holliday junction resolvase RuvX, with translation MNEFSSYPKFNELKGLNILSIDYGEKVIGLGFFCPGREPFPIGAGRIINKGLAHFYKELEAIIEDLVVEVIVMGIPYYVDGNESDKTKEHKALFNALVEKFPTIKFYQQDETLTTKSAKERMENSPEFNFQYDPTKIDELSAVIILEDFIRS, from the coding sequence ATGAATGAATTTTCAAGCTATCCAAAATTTAATGAACTAAAAGGCCTCAATATTCTTTCCATCGATTATGGAGAAAAAGTTATTGGCCTTGGCTTCTTTTGTCCCGGACGAGAGCCATTTCCAATTGGAGCAGGTCGTATCATTAACAAGGGTTTGGCCCACTTTTATAAAGAGCTTGAAGCTATCATTGAAGACCTAGTGGTTGAAGTTATTGTCATGGGAATTCCCTACTACGTCGATGGTAACGAAAGTGACAAGACAAAAGAGCACAAGGCATTATTTAACGCATTAGTTGAGAAATTTCCTACGATAAAATTCTATCAGCAAGACGAAACTCTTACGACTAAGTCCGCCAAAGAGCGCATGGAAAATTCTCCAGAGTTCAATTTTCAATACGATCCAACAAAAATTGATGAGCTAAGTGCTGTTATCATTCTTGAAGATTTTATCCGTAGTTAA
- the mltG gene encoding endolytic transglycosylase MltG: protein MRYPIVMTKKHLFIFLVLAPAFAITLLVAHTYYNIYHWGYSGPQTEFQINSGDTFGTINYRLAQDKLIYSPRLFHRYVKFEGHLTDFKAGRYVIPEGITMSELLKLLISGKSLTVKVTIPEGYNLFQIAKVLADEKIVDEKAFIKAAKDKKLTQAFGIPANRMEGYLYPDTYQFHEKMEPKAIIESMYSNFKDKIKDLDFSKVNLTKHQIVTLASMVEKETGAKFERPTISGVFHNRLKKRMRLQSDPTTIYGIWESYNGNIRKKHLRQKTPYNTYKISGLPVGPIANPGYAALKAALNPKTHRYLYFVSKNDGTHVFSETYKQHREAVNFWQKNRANRKGRSWRDLNKKQ from the coding sequence ATGAGATATCCTATTGTTATGACAAAGAAACATTTATTTATATTTTTGGTGCTGGCACCAGCGTTCGCAATTACACTTTTAGTGGCACACACTTATTACAATATTTATCATTGGGGATATTCTGGCCCACAGACAGAATTTCAAATAAATAGCGGTGATACATTTGGTACAATCAATTACCGTTTGGCCCAAGATAAATTGATCTATTCTCCTCGCCTATTTCACCGTTACGTGAAATTTGAAGGGCATCTAACAGACTTTAAAGCAGGTCGCTACGTCATCCCAGAAGGGATTACAATGAGTGAACTTCTAAAACTTTTAATAAGTGGTAAAAGCTTAACTGTAAAAGTCACGATTCCTGAAGGATATAACCTTTTTCAGATTGCCAAAGTTTTAGCAGATGAAAAAATCGTTGATGAAAAGGCTTTTATTAAGGCCGCTAAAGATAAGAAATTAACACAAGCATTTGGAATTCCTGCAAATCGTATGGAAGGTTATCTATATCCTGATACTTATCAATTTCATGAGAAGATGGAACCAAAGGCAATTATTGAAAGTATGTATAGTAACTTTAAAGATAAGATTAAAGACTTAGACTTTTCAAAAGTTAATTTAACAAAGCATCAAATTGTAACTCTTGCATCGATGGTAGAAAAAGAAACTGGTGCTAAGTTTGAGAGACCTACAATTTCTGGTGTTTTCCACAATCGTCTAAAAAAGAGAATGCGTCTTCAATCAGATCCAACAACAATTTATGGAATCTGGGAAAGCTATAACGGAAATATTAGAAAGAAACACTTAAGACAGAAAACTCCTTATAATACTTATAAAATCTCAGGCCTTCCTGTTGGCCCAATTGCTAATCCAGGTTATGCGGCCCTAAAAGCGGCACTTAATCCAAAGACTCATCGCTATCTATACTTTGTTTCTAAAAATGATGGAACTCACGTTTTTTCTGAGACGTATAAGCAACATCGAGAGGCCGTAAACTTCTGGCAAAAGAATCGCGCAAATAGAAAAGGGCGAAGCTGGCGTGATTTAAATAAGAAACAATAG
- the prfA gene encoding peptide chain release factor 1 — protein sequence MFDKLDSVVQRFEVLTEKMADPTLYERQTEFKQISEERSNLEDVVVAYKKYKQIKEDIAEAKEMLKESDPDMKEMAKEVLDENEPLIPDLEEELKLLLLPKDPLDNKNCMVEIRAGAGGDEASIFSADVLRMYQNYARALGWKVEIESLSENDEGIKEVIFSISGEKVYSKMKYESGVHRVQRVPKTESQGRVHTSTITVAVMPETDDLEWELDMNDVRVEVMRASGSGGQHVNTTDSAVRMTHIPTGIAVYNQDQKSQLKNKEKAKKILAARIFDKMLQEKNAEEAAERKGLIGTGDRSERIRTYNFPQGRLTDHRIGLTLYSLDKIIEGDLAPVIDALIAHNQAELLKGQEE from the coding sequence ATGTTTGATAAGCTTGATTCAGTAGTACAACGTTTCGAAGTACTAACTGAAAAAATGGCAGACCCGACATTATATGAAAGACAAACTGAATTTAAGCAAATCTCTGAAGAGAGATCAAACTTAGAGGACGTTGTTGTTGCTTATAAGAAATATAAGCAAATAAAAGAGGATATTGCCGAAGCAAAAGAGATGCTTAAGGAAAGTGATCCTGATATGAAAGAGATGGCAAAAGAAGTTCTCGATGAGAACGAGCCATTGATTCCAGATTTAGAGGAGGAGTTAAAACTTCTTCTACTTCCAAAAGATCCTTTAGATAATAAAAACTGTATGGTTGAGATTCGTGCCGGTGCCGGAGGGGACGAGGCCTCGATTTTCTCAGCTGACGTTTTAAGAATGTACCAAAACTATGCTCGTGCACTTGGATGGAAAGTTGAAATCGAATCACTTTCTGAAAATGACGAAGGGATTAAAGAAGTAATCTTCTCAATCTCAGGGGAGAAAGTTTACTCAAAAATGAAATATGAATCAGGGGTTCACAGAGTTCAACGTGTTCCAAAGACTGAATCACAAGGTCGCGTTCACACATCAACTATCACAGTTGCAGTAATGCCAGAAACTGATGATCTTGAGTGGGAACTTGATATGAATGATGTTCGTGTTGAAGTTATGCGTGCATCTGGTTCAGGTGGACAGCACGTTAACACGACAGATTCAGCGGTTCGTATGACTCACATTCCGACGGGAATTGCGGTTTATAACCAAGATCAAAAGTCACAGCTTAAGAATAAAGAGAAGGCAAAGAAGATTCTTGCCGCTCGTATCTTCGATAAGATGCTTCAAGAGAAGAATGCTGAAGAAGCTGCGGAAAGAAAGGGACTAATTGGAACGGGAGATCGTTCTGAGAGAATTAGAACTTATAACTTTCCACAAGGGCGTCTAACAGATCACCGTATTGGTCTAACACTTTATTCTCTTGATAAGATTATTGAAGGAGATCTTGCTCCTGTTATTGATGCACTTATTGCTCATAATCAAGCAGAACTTCTTAAAGGCCAAGAGGAATAA